The Synechococcus sp. BL107 nucleotide sequence GGTCCGAGATGCCCATCTCGGCCCCTGGCCCTTTGCCAACCGTTGTTGAGCAGTCCGGTCGAGGCGATCGCGCCTTCGACATTTATTCGCGGCTGCTCCGTGAACGAATCATCTTTTTAGGAACCGGCGTTGACGACGCAGTCGCCGATGCCCTCGTGGCTCAGATGCTGTTCCTTGAAGCAGAAGATCCAGAAAAAGACATCCAGATCTACGTCAACTCCCCCGGCGGCTCAGTCACCGCAGGTTTGGCGATCTACGACACGATGCAGCAGGTGGCCCCTGATGTGGTGACCATTTGTTATGGCTTGGCAGCCAGCATGGGTGCCTTTCTCCTTTCTGGCGGCACCAAAGGGAAGCGTTTGGCTCTGCCCAATGCGCGGATCATGATCCACCAGCCCCTGGGCGGAGCCCAAGGACAAGCCGTTGATATCGAAATCCAAGCCAAGGAAATTTTGTTTCTGAAAGAAACCCTGAATGGATTGATGGCGGAACACACGGGCCAGCCCCTTGCCAAAATTTCAGAAGACACTGACCGCGACTACTTCCTTTCCCCGGCAGAAGCGGTTGAATACGGATTGATCGATCGGGTGGTGGACAGTTCCGGGGACGGAGGAATCGTTACGGACGGCTGACAGAACGCCGTCCGCTCTCGATGCTGAGGACCCAGGGCAATCCATTTGGTCGTGTCCTGAAGTTCCCAATTGAGGTGACCGGCGTTCGATGGCCAAATTCGATGCCCATCT carries:
- the clpP gene encoding ATP-dependent Clp endopeptidase proteolytic subunit ClpP yields the protein MIDARSHHPIQNRWRSEMPISAPGPLPTVVEQSGRGDRAFDIYSRLLRERIIFLGTGVDDAVADALVAQMLFLEAEDPEKDIQIYVNSPGGSVTAGLAIYDTMQQVAPDVVTICYGLAASMGAFLLSGGTKGKRLALPNARIMIHQPLGGAQGQAVDIEIQAKEILFLKETLNGLMAEHTGQPLAKISEDTDRDYFLSPAEAVEYGLIDRVVDSSGDGGIVTDG